The Paenibacillus sp. 481 DNA window TTCAACTGCTTCTTCACTTCATTAAGTTGTGTATATAATTTGTTGCTGTTGTCTGTCTTGTTCGATGTGTTATCTTTCGTGAATGTTAACAATTCATTAAACGCATCGACTTTATTTTGCATCGAATCAAGCTGTACACTAAGCCCGTTCAAGCGTTTCTCGTAAGATTGCTGCACTTGCTTCAGCTGAGCTTCGGTTTGCTTGTGCAAATCTTGCAGCATCACAGTCTTCATATGTTGACTATAAAAATAAGTAGCTGTCATGCCAGTGACGATCATACCTAGCCAAAATACAAGAAACCATTTTGGGCTTGCTCCGCTCGTCTTCGATCGGGTGCGACGGCTTGTGTCGCGTTCCGTTTGCATAGATGGTTGCACGCTATTCACCTCGAAAGAAGTCGATTTTGTAAAAAAACATTCTATTATTCTAGCACGTATGTCAACATAATTGCAAAATCCGTAAAAAATAGACATTGCAGCAATACAGAACGTCATATACAATCACTTTAGGTTTGTAGAATTTTGTCGGATTATATGAAAGTTTTCGACAAAGTTAAATCGATTGCATTGCTGCTCGTTCCGCGTAGCAGAAAGGTTGAGGATTACGATTATGAGCTCAAAAATTTATCCTAAACTAGGGGGTCTCATTTTTGTCCTCTTGCATATTTGGTTTATTTGGATAACGTTTCAACACCCTTTTATTGGAATTCGCACGCAGTTGGAAAATGGGAAATGGCACATTTCAGAGATGGACAGGTTGGATATCGCTAACAAATACGACTTGCGCATCGGGGATGTCGTCACGAGCATAGATGGGAAATCGCCTGAACAAAATGTACATATTGTGCGTTGGCGGGCAATTGAGCAAGTAGACTGGATTACGGTAGCGCGAGGAGAACATACGAAAACGATCTACATAGCGGATCTGCCGAAAGAGTGGTCCACGAATTTGATGCCGCTCTTGACGGAATTGATCCTGTTCGCGATTGCTGCATATTTATGGCGAAGAAGAAATCATGCACCGTCTGCGCGTTTACTAGCTTGTCTATTTTTTTTAATGGGAACTATTTATATGTGTATTGGGGCTTCGTTTCGTGGAGATCCGATTAGTGTGATTCTCATTACAACGGCAGTTGCTTTATTTCCGATTATGTTATTGCATTTTTTGATTTTGTTTTTTCATGAAAAAGGCGGTATTGTCATTCCGAAGCGGCTACTCGTAGTGTTGTATTCAATAGTAGGTTTGGAACTGATCGGTAAGCTTTTATATTTTCATCCGAATTTTGCCTATCCGGTGTATCGCACTTGTTACTGGTTTACTTACATATTTGTGATTGTCGTTATCATACTTAATATTATTGTTCTTACCCATTTATCGATACGTTATCGCAAAGAGCAGGCGTATTTGTCGGCCGTAATTCGCTTTATTTGGTTGTCGATCATTGCTGCATTTGCACCAGTCATTGTATTGTCGTTGTTGCCGCGCTGGATCGGGGGGACGTTTATCGTTTCTCCGCTCGTAACAGGTTGGTTTACTTTTATTATTCCGATCTTGTTTATTTACTTAACGGCGTTTCATCGTCTTTACGATATTGATGTTGTGGTCAGACGCACAGTAACGGTGCTGCTGATCGCGATGGTGCCTAGTGCGCTTATCGTTGGGCTTAATGGGCTTATTTTCAGCGCTACTGCTACGATGGCATACCAAGTCATTAGTTTCCTTTTTATCGTAATCGTGTTGACATTTGTCCTTTATTCTTTGGAATATTTCCGCAACAAGCTTGAATCGGTCATGTATCCGCGTTCTACAAGGCTGCATCGACTTCTTCAGAACGTATCGGGGGATTTGAGTTCCGTTTCAACTGTGCCTGATACGGCTGACGTTATTTTACATTCACTTATGAAAGGTTTGTATATTAAAGGCGCAGCTGTTGTGATGAAGTTTCCACATGAATCGCTAGATACGTATATAAATGGAGATGTTGATCATTATTTGTTGGAAAGACATATTCGTACAGGTGAATGTCAGCATCCAAACTATCAATGGTTTGAGCTGGAACGAAATGAGGATTATGTCTGTTTCGTAGTCGTTGTGCACCATGAATTGAGTACGAATACAACGAATATGGAAGAAAACAACTGGATTCAAAAATTGTTCGGTTTAGTTCGTATCGGTTTGAATAAAAGTTATAGCATGCAAGAAATGAAAAAGCGTATAGAATCATATGAACAGCCGATGCAACATCCTTCTTATGCAACAACACCACAAGGATTGCAGCTCGTGTTGACGTTGTTCGATACACAGGAAAAAGGGAAAGCGAAGCTCGTTCGTACGGTGCAAGAGACGGTTATGCAG harbors:
- a CDS encoding sensor histidine kinase — its product is MSSKIYPKLGGLIFVLLHIWFIWITFQHPFIGIRTQLENGKWHISEMDRLDIANKYDLRIGDVVTSIDGKSPEQNVHIVRWRAIEQVDWITVARGEHTKTIYIADLPKEWSTNLMPLLTELILFAIAAYLWRRRNHAPSARLLACLFFLMGTIYMCIGASFRGDPISVILITTAVALFPIMLLHFLILFFHEKGGIVIPKRLLVVLYSIVGLELIGKLLYFHPNFAYPVYRTCYWFTYIFVIVVIILNIIVLTHLSIRYRKEQAYLSAVIRFIWLSIIAAFAPVIVLSLLPRWIGGTFIVSPLVTGWFTFIIPILFIYLTAFHRLYDIDVVVRRTVTVLLIAMVPSALIVGLNGLIFSATATMAYQVISFLFIVIVLTFVLYSLEYFRNKLESVMYPRSTRLHRLLQNVSGDLSSVSTVPDTADVILHSLMKGLYIKGAAVVMKFPHESLDTYINGDVDHYLLERHIRTGECQHPNYQWFELERNEDYVCFVVVVHHELSTNTTNMEENNWIQKLFGLVRIGLNKSYSMQEMKKRIESYEQPMQHPSYATTPQGLQLVLTLFDTQEKGKAKLVRTVQETVMQPLHELNTTLKHWSSWKDTINHEELRMAGEKLETVNQQLGHLCFALQPKLIETVGFANAIQHYIDLEFEQLGSEVTFERSVHPLLDAQSPSFKLHLFRVAQELLMNARKHAYAERIYLGLWADLNGIIMYYEDDGVGFDPGAVFGQQVQSRGLKQMRARVLTQQGDVEWKVTPNQGVVMEIIIPYPSISSEQS